In Actinomycetota bacterium, the following are encoded in one genomic region:
- a CDS encoding ATP-binding protein — protein MSRGPAGGGVAGPGGGGGREPGDQCLLSRATPRPLRSSVLGKVLAALVLVLVVSTAVTAVVDARLTRAAVAGQTRDVADSNLRVLQEAFTERQRELVLALRNLGSRLDSDGLTDPARRPELIARLGVEVTNLELDQLDVVDGTGAALDPPVSVGALSPVLPFGRGAGFTTEPTSRLVATVNGVFVQAVPVTVGTGPDALVLVGGREFGDNLAFRLRRQLGGLAGVILVVGDAVAGSTLSHPVTEPPGRDDRTGELPDRPRVTRLAGEDSLVAYVPVGRSAASPVGGALGIALPDPAADLARALAVRRVVAGSVMAALAVALGWLLFRAMVRPLVELAGTAERIASGERGRPFVARSSDEIGRLAVALDRMRTELEAKLALVERQAAQLRESSQRVVTAQDEERRRLARDLHDGIQQQLLVLRMTVNLGIEDGAGADALAAELDRTIEQLREVSHNLYPAILRDRGLTAALRSYASRLPLPSSLDLSPDPLPALPADVETAAYFLMFEAVTNALKHSGATELALALDVSEGRLRVSVTDDGRGFDAKSTGRNGGLLHMEDRARSFGGDLRIESRPGHGTSVVATFPVPPAPGTETCAGTVGETPTVPAQVS, from the coding sequence GTGAGCCGCGGGCCTGCGGGCGGTGGTGTGGCCGGGCCTGGGGGCGGGGGTGGCCGTGAGCCAGGCGACCAGTGCCTTCTGTCGCGGGCCACCCCCCGGCCCCTGCGGTCCTCGGTCCTGGGTAAGGTCCTGGCGGCGCTGGTGCTGGTCCTGGTGGTGTCCACCGCGGTCACGGCCGTGGTCGACGCCCGCCTGACACGGGCCGCGGTGGCCGGCCAGACGCGCGACGTGGCCGACAGCAACCTGCGGGTCCTCCAGGAGGCGTTCACCGAACGTCAGCGGGAGCTGGTGCTGGCCCTTCGCAACCTCGGCAGCCGCCTGGACAGCGACGGCCTCACCGACCCCGCCCGCCGCCCGGAACTGATCGCCCGGCTGGGCGTGGAGGTCACCAACCTCGAGCTCGACCAGCTCGACGTCGTCGACGGCACGGGCGCGGCCCTCGACCCGCCGGTCAGCGTGGGCGCCCTGTCGCCCGTCCTCCCCTTCGGGCGGGGCGCGGGTTTCACCACCGAACCGACCAGCCGGCTGGTGGCCACGGTGAACGGCGTGTTCGTCCAGGCCGTCCCGGTCACCGTGGGGACCGGGCCAGACGCCCTGGTCCTGGTCGGGGGCCGGGAGTTCGGCGACAACCTGGCCTTCCGCCTGCGGCGCCAGCTGGGCGGCCTGGCCGGGGTCATCCTGGTCGTGGGCGACGCCGTGGCCGGCAGCACCCTGAGCCACCCGGTGACCGAGCCCCCGGGGCGCGACGACCGCACGGGCGAGCTGCCTGACCGGCCCCGGGTGACCCGGCTGGCGGGCGAGGACAGCCTCGTGGCCTACGTGCCCGTGGGGCGGTCCGCGGCCAGCCCCGTGGGTGGCGCCCTGGGGATCGCCCTGCCCGACCCGGCCGCCGACCTGGCCCGGGCGCTGGCCGTGCGCCGGGTGGTGGCCGGGTCGGTGATGGCCGCGCTGGCGGTGGCCCTGGGCTGGCTGCTGTTCAGGGCCATGGTCAGGCCGCTGGTCGAGCTGGCGGGCACGGCCGAGCGCATCGCCTCCGGAGAGCGGGGCCGGCCCTTCGTGGCCCGCAGCAGCGACGAGATCGGGCGGCTGGCCGTCGCCCTGGACCGCATGCGGACCGAGCTGGAGGCCAAGCTGGCTCTCGTCGAACGCCAAGCCGCCCAGTTACGCGAGAGCTCCCAGCGGGTGGTCACGGCCCAGGACGAGGAACGGCGCCGCCTGGCCCGCGACCTGCACGACGGGATCCAGCAGCAACTGTTGGTGCTGCGCATGACGGTCAACCTGGGCATCGAGGACGGGGCGGGGGCCGACGCTCTGGCCGCCGAGCTGGACCGGACGATCGAGCAGTTGCGGGAGGTCAGCCACAACCTCTACCCGGCCATCCTGCGGGACCGAGGCCTGACTGCCGCCCTGCGCAGCTACGCCAGCCGCCTTCCCCTTCCTAGCTCTCTCGACCTGTCGCCCGACCCCCTGCCGGCCCTGCCCGCCGACGTCGAGACGGCCGCCTACTTCCTGATGTTCGAGGCGGTCACCAACGCCCTGAAGCACTCGGGTGCCACTGAGCTGGCCTTGGCCCTGGACGTGTCCGAGGGCCGCCTGCGGGTATCGGTCACCGACGACGGCCGCGGCTTCGACGCCAAGAGCACCGGGCGGAACGGGGGCCTGCTCCACATGGAGGACAGGGCCCGCTCCTTCGGTGGGGACCTGCGCATCGAGTCCCGGCCCGGGCACGGGACGTCGGTGGTCGCCACGTTCCCGGTCCCGCCAGCCCCCGGGACCGAAACCTGCGCGGGAACCGTGGGCGAAACGCCCACGGTTCCCGCGCAGGTTTCGTGA
- a CDS encoding ABC transporter substrate-binding protein, which translates to MRRFLPVLVVAAAVSAACGGETGARAGPTTVLRVVMTDDWVTAPFTDAVREFERTHPRVRVDIDRGPIGRMADVVRAGIAGGSPPDVIQGHAHTGAGQDLAEPLDDLWDHHGLTADEFLPGAVADVTWAGRRYGVPLDSNAMAVLYNTTRFRELGLSPPTGPLSFVDFERLAGQLTSPDGARRGLVVPVDTWVTFGWVRANGGDLLRVEPGGTPVFTFDSPAVVGTLDYLGRLIDSGVAFGPLGPDARSTDAYALFRSGQVAMYTSGSWDLVRVTREVPDGDFGVALMPRGLTGATAGSSMGGSSLWVPKGSPNRELAFEFMLLLTSDPYALRFAKEEGRLPVRPRVLSDPHFADPQLRVFVEQLATAHPPILGALHEASQAFGDALSRVLRERADARTALAEAQSRAVSSLAPP; encoded by the coding sequence ATGAGGCGGTTCCTGCCGGTCCTGGTTGTGGCAGCCGCCGTCTCGGCTGCCTGCGGCGGGGAGACGGGGGCCCGGGCCGGACCGACGACGGTCCTCAGGGTGGTCATGACCGACGACTGGGTAACGGCCCCCTTCACCGACGCCGTCCGGGAGTTCGAGCGCACCCACCCGCGGGTGCGGGTGGACATCGACCGGGGCCCGATCGGCAGGATGGCCGACGTCGTCCGGGCCGGCATCGCCGGCGGCTCCCCGCCCGACGTGATCCAGGGCCACGCTCACACGGGAGCCGGCCAGGACCTGGCCGAACCGCTCGACGACCTGTGGGACCACCACGGCCTCACGGCCGACGAGTTCTTGCCCGGCGCGGTGGCCGACGTCACCTGGGCCGGCCGCCGCTACGGCGTGCCCCTCGACAGCAACGCCATGGCCGTGCTCTACAACACCACCCGCTTCCGGGAACTGGGCCTGTCCCCGCCCACCGGGCCGCTGTCGTTCGTGGACTTCGAGCGCCTGGCCGGCCAGCTCACGAGCCCCGACGGGGCCCGGCGGGGGCTGGTCGTGCCGGTCGACACCTGGGTCACGTTCGGCTGGGTACGGGCCAACGGCGGGGACCTGCTCCGGGTCGAGCCCGGGGGGACGCCGGTGTTCACCTTCGACAGCCCGGCCGTGGTGGGCACGCTCGACTACCTGGGCAGGCTGATCGACTCGGGCGTGGCCTTCGGTCCCCTCGGGCCCGATGCCCGCTCCACCGACGCCTACGCCCTCTTCCGCTCCGGCCAGGTGGCCATGTACACCAGCGGCTCGTGGGACCTGGTCAGGGTGACCAGGGAGGTGCCCGACGGCGACTTCGGGGTGGCCCTCATGCCCCGGGGCCTGACCGGGGCCACCGCCGGGTCGTCGATGGGCGGCAGCAGCCTGTGGGTGCCCAAGGGTTCGCCCAACCGCGAGCTGGCCTTCGAGTTCATGCTGCTGCTCACGTCCGACCCCTACGCCCTGCGGTTCGCCAAGGAGGAAGGCCGCCTGCCGGTCCGCCCCCGGGTGCTGTCCGACCCTCACTTCGCCGATCCCCAGCTCAGGGTCTTCGTCGAACAGCTGGCCACCGCTCACCCCCCGATCCTGGGGGCGCTGCACGAGGCGTCCCAGGCCTTCGGCGACGCCCTGTCCCGCGTCCTCAGGGAGCGGGCCGACGCCCGCACCGCCCTGGCCGAGGCCCAGTCCCGGGCCGTGTCCTCGCTGGCCCCGCCGTGA
- a CDS encoding transcriptional regulator — protein sequence MSDEGGGVTPSPLQTYAQKVGQRLRGIRRQKGLSLQDVEAASGHEFKASVLGAYERGERIISVPRLQRLASYYSVPVDQLLPPTGELDRALASPQGDGGGRARSGASEKITFDLARFRDVEDPELEMVRQYLNSIQVMRQDFNGRMLTIRRDDIRAIAGMFGTEPGALVERLEDLELRLSH from the coding sequence GTGAGCGATGAAGGTGGGGGCGTAACCCCCAGCCCCCTGCAGACGTATGCCCAGAAGGTGGGCCAGCGGTTGCGGGGGATCCGGCGTCAGAAGGGCCTTTCACTCCAGGACGTGGAGGCCGCGTCCGGCCACGAGTTCAAGGCGTCGGTCCTGGGCGCCTACGAGCGGGGCGAGCGCATAATCTCGGTGCCCCGCCTCCAGCGGTTGGCCAGCTACTACAGCGTCCCCGTCGACCAGTTGCTGCCGCCCACCGGCGAGCTCGACCGTGCCCTGGCCTCTCCCCAGGGCGACGGCGGCGGCCGGGCGCGGAGCGGGGCCAGCGAGAAGATCACCTTCGACCTCGCTCGCTTCCGCGACGTCGAAGACCCCGAGCTGGAGATGGTCCGCCAGTACCTGAACAGCATCCAGGTCATGCGCCAGGACTTCAACGGGCGGATGCTGACCATCCGGCGCGACGACATCCGGGCCATCGCCGGGATGTTCGGCACCGAACCGGGCGCCCTGGTCGAGCGCCTCGAGGACCTGGAGCTCAGGCTCAGCCACTGA